TGTTACAGTAAACAAGGCTGTCCTGGTGAATTCTGCATAAAACTGTATGTCCCCTTTAATAATGTTCTGACCTAAGAGTTTCCAGTTTGCAGTGTGGACTCTTCAATCCAGAAGACAGTGGCGTAACTCCAGATTCCTGCAGCTTGTTGTAACTCAGGTCCATCTCTCTCAGATTAGAGGACAGGGAGCTGATAACTGAGGCCAGAACGTCAAAGCATCTGCCTGAGAGGTCACAGTCCTTCAATCTGAAGAGACAGAGATCAAAATGAACAAGAACAATTCTGATGGATTAAAACATCTGTACTGAAGAGATAGGGCTTTACTGGATATTTTTGGTGTGTTTGTATATGCTTTATGATGTTCAGAGTATTGAAGATGTGGTATCCTTTGTCTGAATTCCTTGATATTGTAGCTCCATAGACTCCTCTTTTTACCCCTGTCCTGAGgtgtgtctgagagcaacttgttttggtgccgtctctttaaatgctattgaggcacttcacaccccaccCCCTCCAGATCAAGGAGTGCTTAACTTTCACCCATTCAGCCATTTTGTAGCTTgtcgcagaaacaagacaaaaatggcaaaagcaatgaaaaactgtttatattataacattatttaaaatgggTAGTACAGTTTTGTCCTCaaagagctaaaagcagcatacagcactaacataaacagaaggaataatgctactgctatcaaaataatggccaggacatcatatcaacacaaaacaaattcatgtctaaaaaaaaagattgtttcATTTTAGCCTTATGTGCTTCTAaccgctttgctgtgtctgttgtttccatagacagaaggaactgaccctttaatcagatgaagtcgtTAGGCAAAACTTTCTCAATACTTGCGATGAGTTGCTGGAGGCACTCATCGTTGAAGTTGGCGAAATAgtaatttccccactgatgtgggaatatttccatgaaaaataaaatttaaacaggCACTTTAAAGGTTCTAATGCTGGTGGACAGAggaatgaattgtgtgggttaatacacccaacatcCAAACATTTAGAGATTTATCCACTTGCAGTGGcagcatacttgagcttggactacataATGGAAGCGAGAAATAAAGATGGTGGTACGTGAATTGGtcagctggaagtccatgacccTGTTTAGTTTCTGCggcaaatactgtgatgttaCAGTTGGAAAAGAAGAATAGAGAAAACCAAACGGCATGCTTAATAGTGTTCTGACCTGAGAATTTCCAGTTTGCAGTGTGGACTCTTCAGTCCAAAAGACAGCAGCTCCACTCCAGAATCCTGCAGCTTGTTGTAACTCAGGTCCATCTCTCTCAGATTAGAGGACTGGGAGCTGAGAACTGAGGCCAGGACTTCACAGCTTCTCTCCGAGAGGTTACAGTTCATCAATCTGAACAGACAGAagtcaaaataaataagaacaaTTCTGATGGAATAAAAATAGATACAAATATCTTATAGTGTCAAACAAGACACATGAAACTGTTTCATTATATAAGAACTCAGGAACTTAAAAGCAATGCAATGCATGTCAAAACTCTAAAGCAGatgaaaatgttatttagaCAAATTTCTATGTTCTGTGACCCACTTAAACTTGAATGATGTTTTAATCTGTACAGACTGAGCTGCAAACACGACCTGTTGTTGTTTTAGTGAAAATATCCTGCAGCTGTTTGCAAATAGCAGAACACTAAATGAAGTTTCCACGTAACACTTTTAAAGATTGGACCACAGGTTCTGATGCATATTTACTCCTCTTTCAAACACTGAGGGAcaagcagtaaaataaaaataatgatggaATTAGAAGGAAAGGTATTACTAAAGGGAAGAACAttaagagaacagaacagaaaccAGAAATCTGAATATTAATTATCAGAACCAAGCAGCaatattctgttattttaaattctaaTCACTATTATCAAGGAACATTGTTGCCTCTGGAACATGATGTTTGTGCTGTGACCTTTAGCCACAGCACTCCTATgatatttaattttagtttgttATTCTCAACTTGAAAACAAATGATATgaaacttttatattttaatataatacTTTTAATATGTAGTTtttccttttgaaaaaaaaaacagatgtccTCATGAaatcaatttgaaaaaaaaaaaaaacgaaaccaaataaataagtaaattccATATCTATTTCTAGAACTGTGGAAACTGAACAGAAGTGATGTTAAAGTGAAAAAGAATTGAATGAATTTGATCATTTTTTCCCACGTTTATAAGAGGAACCAAACAGTAACATTTACAATTTCTAATAATTATTTAGTTGTTGagcagaacatccaggataATAGTCACTCTTTCCTGATTTTAGCTTCTGGTGTCAAAACCCAAATTTTGTCAGAACTTACAGAACTTTGTTTGAAGCTTTGACCACTGGCAGCAACCTGAGAAGAGCCTCCTCTGAAGCACAGTATTTCCCCAGGTCAAACACATCCAGATGTTCTCCTGATGACAGTAAGATAAAGACCAGAGCTGACCACTGAGCAGGAGACAGTTTCTCTGTGGAGAGACTTTCTGAACTCAGAGACTGTTGGATTTCCTGGACCAGAGAACGATCATTCAATTCCTTCAGACAGTGGAACAGGTTGATGCTTTTCTCTGCAGACAGGTTCTCATTAAAATACTTCGAGATGTATTGAACTGTTTCCTGATGGATCTGTGAGCTACTTTCTGTCTTTGTCAGCAGACCTTGCAGGAGAGTCTGATTGGTCTCCACTGAAAGACCCAGGAGGAAACGGAGGAACAAGTCCAGGTGTCCATTTGGACTCTGTAAGGCCTTGTCCACAGCACTCTGGTTGAGACTTGTTAGACTTGGTTTAATAAGTAATTTAGAcccaaaagaaatgtttttttggtcCTCTATTAGATTAACACCAGAGTTGATGAAGGTCAGGTTGACATGAAGAGCAGCCAGAAACTCCTGAACACTCAGATGGACAAAGCAGAACACCTTGTCCTGGTACAGCCCTCTCTCCTCTCTAAAGATCTGTGTGAACACTCCTGAGTACACTGAGGCTGCTCTGATATCGATACCACACTCTGTCAGGTCTGATTCATAGAAGATCAGGTTTCCTTTCTGCAGCTGATCAAAAGCCAGTTTTCCCAGAGACTCAATCATCTTCCTGCTCTCTGGACTCCAATGTGAATCAGTCACAGATTCTCCATCATACTTGACTTTCTTCACTTTGGTCTGAACCACCAGGAAGTGGATGTACATCTCAGTCAGGGTGTTGGGCAGCTCTCCTCCCTCTTTGTTGTCCAACACATCCTCCAGAACCATAGCAGTGATCCAGCAGAAGACTGGGATGTGGCACATGATGTGGAGGCTTCTTGATGTCTTCATGTGGGAGATGATCCTGCTGGCCTGCTCCTCATCTCTGAATCTCTTCCTGAAGTACTCCTCCTTCTGTGGGTCAGTgaaccctctgacctctgtcacCATGCCAACACACTCAGGAGggatctgattggctgctgcaggTCGTGTGGTTATCCAGAGGCGAGCAGAGGGAAGCAGTTTCCCCCTAATGAGATTTGTCAGCAGAACATCCACTGAGGTGGACTCTGTAACATCAGTCAGGGTCTCCTTGTTGTGGAAGTCCAGAGGAAGTCGACTCTCATCCAGACCATCAAAGATGAACAGAACCTGGAAGTGTTCAAAGCTGCAGATTTCTTTggtttcagtaaagaagtgatgaacaaggtccaccaagctgaactttttctctttcagcaCATTCAGCTCTCGGAAAGTGAATGGAAATATGAACTGGATGTTCTGGTGGGCTTTGTCTTCAGCCCAGTCCAGAGTGAACTTCTGAGTTAAGACTGTTTTCCCACTGCCAGCCACTCCCTTTGTCATCACTGTTCTGATCGGTTGATCTCTTCCAGGTGGGACTATAAAGATGTTTTCTTGTCTGATGGTTGCTTCTGGTCTGTGTGGTTTCCTGGATGCTGTTTCAATCTGTCTGACCTCATGTTCATCATTGACCTCTCCAGTCCCTCCCTCTGTGATGTAGAGCTCTGTGTAGATCTGGTTCAGAAGGGTTGGTCTTCCTGCTTTAGCGATCCCCTCAAACACACACTGGAACCTCTTCTTCAGACCAGATTGAAGTTTATTTTGACAAACTGAGGAAAGAAGTCCTGAAGgaagacaaaatattattagCAATGAAACAAATTCCTCTAAATAGAGCAtttaaatatcagtttttctGCTCTTGAGACTGAAATAAGTTCAGCATTTATCCTGCAGGTTAAATCTTTAGAGAAATCTCACTGCTCTGCAGACGTTCAGCCAGATCCTCCTGTTTTATCTTCTTCAGGAAGTTCAGTGTGATCTTTATAAAAGCATCTCTGTTGCTCCTCCTCTGCTCTTCGTCCTTGCCATTCAACACCTCCTCATCCCGCCACTGATTCTCTAAGACTTCTGGGTAATCTGGACTCAGAACCTTCTGGATCTTCTTCAGCTCGTTCCTCACAAAAGTAACAAtgttgtcctccagcagctggaACATAACAATATATGAAGGACACATCAGACTGAGATcatggagccaaacatcaggtcCATGTTGGACAGACTGATAGTCCTCCAGTCTACAATGTGCAGCATGGAAATGACGTGAACAGAACCAATGGAGAAGTAGTTGTTGTACATGCACAGACCATAAATATGGAATCCAACTGTGTTTGATGCTGCTGGGCAGACGGACCACTGGGAACCTCTGAGTTCCGCTGGTCCACTCTGTGGAGGAACCAAAAGGCATTAGTTCACATTCTGcagaacaacaaacaaacaaagacaaaggtCCATGTCCAATGAACATCCGGAGGAACATGAAGTAGATTGTGGACCAGTTTTTCAGTTGTGGACATTtgaatttcattttaataaatgtccTTGATCGGGTTCATTGcaaaatattttagcaaaatactTGTATATATAGAATATTTGTACAGTTGTTGACTTTCTTAAATAATTGAAGTCTTATGtcaaacattgtttttacttttggtttaggattatttatatttattcatattttttattcaacGTTTATTTATACAGATAAATCTCATTGTGAGACTgtctcactttaaaaaaaaaatttttatacaAACatatcaaataataaaaaaatgataattataatatttataatGATAAAAAATCACATAGATTTAAGAAGGTGGCTGCAACTAGTAATTTCTTTACTTTCAATGACAAAATTTTTCATTTGTATAAAAGGAACCCgcatttttaatttcacattttagattcaagtaaaaaaaattaatttaaaagaaaactggacCTTAGTAAGTAAACTTCAGGTATTTCTACAGGTAACTTCTTTTGTATTTGCTCCATATCTTCACCAGCAGTAAAAAACTTGCCTTAAACATTTATGGatttctttttggtttttatgcGTTTCTATTTATTTACAGTCTCACACTTAAACCTACGAGTTAAATTTGAACAGCTAAAAAGGGTTGGTTGTTAATTTGGTCATTTATCTTGTATTATCTGCCCTCCTTTAGTTCTGCACTTCAAAAGTCATCTGACtaaatgtatgaattaaaactgaGGAAGAAAAACATCTGTAGAACAAATTCAGGAACAAAATAATCCACTAGAGTCTGAACTGGGAACACACTTATTTTGTCaatgattatttctttaaaatggtGAACCTGAATTATGTCTGCAGCTGGAATCAGCCTGACCCCTGCTGGACCAACAGGTGAACTACAGACACTTAGAAACACCTCCAACAATGTTTACCCTGAACTCACTGGAGACTGAATTTGTGGAAAAGCttccagcaaaaacaaacagtttcataaataggaataaaaatgtggaaaaatgtggaatcaaaacatttcaaactgaaTCAGTTCAGTTTCATACAGTTAAAAAATTTAGACAGAGCTCACCTCTTTGCAGCTGAAGGTTGATCggatttaaaatcaaaaaaaaGATTCTTTGAAGCATCGCTCTTGAAGGACACACAgctgggttctggttctggtttgaGGGTCTGTTGGATCCTGAAGGAAAAACACTGAATTCAAACTTAGTCtaataatgtatttaaagtTAAACCCTGAAGCTCAGAACTCTAAAGTGTCTCACAGTGGCTCTTGTTTGAAGAGGATCCAAATATTCCTGGTTTCACTGTAAACCGTATATTAATGATGGATTAATAATTAGCACTGATGATCATTAATAAgggatgatgttttggtttgGTAGCAGGAACTGAACAATAATCAGAAAGTTTTTCTGTAGAACAGTGTTTGATGTGTTCTGATCTTCTATCCTGACAAACTTTCTTCCTTTGGATCAGAGTCAGAACTGCTGATGGAGAAACAAGTTCATTTATCTTCTTGTCGtttgttttacttgttctaGTCTTAAACTGATGATGGAACCCCTTTAGAGCAGCAGCTTTATTCTCAGCTCATCATTTCTGAGCTTCTGGAAAGCTTTTTATGGTCATACAGGCCATGGTGGTGCATTCAAGGACCTTTCATAAATCAAGTAATCCACACTAAATGTCCTCTAAAACATTGATCTTGTTCTCATCATCAGACTTCATCACAGCAGCACGTAGATGATCTTGTATTGTTGATGACATTTAGTGGCTGCTGAAGGAGACTGTGGAGCAGTTTGCTGATAATAAGACTGATGATCATtttgaatgaacacaaatgtacTTTAGAAGCTGTTGATTTCACTGATGTTTGCAGATAACAGTGAGAGATCATGTTTTCCATCAGATTTAGTTTGGATTATTTAGTTGACATCTAATCCTTGAATCAGCATCGTGACTTGCCTACATGTGCAGTCACCTTAAGCTCTGCAGAAGCACCAACTCTGATGAACTAATGTGACACAAGGTGATACAGAATGATTCAACTGGATGGAAGAACAACTGATTTTAGCTCCAATATCATCTAACAAGATCATTTCATATCATCACAATAATACAATCAATTTATTATTCCATGATTTAGCATCCATCACACACTGCTTCACATGTGAACACAGACATGTGTGAGAAAGAGTTGTGTTCTCATTAATATGTTGGAATGAAGTTAGTTTAAACTAATTAGTTTGAACATTTAGAAACAGCTCACCTGTTTGCAGCTGAACGTTGGGCTGATTTATAATCAATACCAATATCCTTTGACCTGTTGCTCTTTAAGGACACACAGCTGGGTCCAGgtccaggttctggttctgatcgtTTCCTGTGAATAAAGATGGTTTGGTGATGTGAGAGCTGAGCTCTGACATGGAGAAGAGTCCTGGACAGTTAGAGATGGTGAACTGACCTCTGAACTTTGCTCTGGTCCTCATGTTCTCCACACAGAGGGGTTTTAGAGGGAGGGACTCTGTCCTCTCTGTCCTCACACTGATCCATGCTGCTCAGTTCACATCAGCCCACACACATGGAGCTGCAGCCAAGAACACACATGATGAAGATACATTTTCATTCACTGACACACACCTGTAGGTACACTTACTGTAATAtttgaaaacatgaaatatttgaCAGTTCAGTTTAtatactgaaaataaaagttgATGTTGAAGGAATGAAGTGATTCCAGTTAGACTGGAAACTCTGACTGAAGGAGCTGCGGAATACCAGAGTGTAGATCCTGATCATTTTAGGCTTTAACAGTggagaattcaattcaattcaattcaataatactttattaatcccaaagggaaattaaacgttgttgtagctcattatgtaggtaCAACAAGTTTTACAACAAGAAAGTTTGCTTCTCAGAATAAATAACGattaattttgtttaatgaagaaaacatttaaacatcagCTGTTCATCATGTTGATTTCAGATATTAAATcctgtaaatgtttcttttaacataaaacTGCTGAAACTTTGAGCTGAAATAAGACGTTTTCCAAACATGAAAGAGTCAAACatgattaaagtcaaagttTAACTAGGAAGCAAAATGTACTTACAGTTTGTTCAAACTTCCCAATGTGTTGAAGACACTTGATATGTGAACTTGGACTGAGATAAAGGTGAGTTGCTTCCTGGAATGAGTCAGAGCTTCACCTGGGGTGGAGGTGAAACCTGAAGACACAGGTAGGAGgggcagcagcagcttctcagacattttcagaaacatttttcattgttcGGCTTTCATTTTCAGAGAGAAGCTATGAGCTTTCTATCCTGAGTTGAACACTTCTGTTGAACAGAAACTATAAAGGAAACCCAGAAAAACCAGTTTGCAGTAACTGATTGTAGAGGTTGGTTGTGGTAAGATGTGTCTTACTTTGTCTTCAAAGGTTGCTTTAATCATCCCTTTAAGCAGCagtaaaacagctttaaaagaaagaaaacagaagttTAGCTGTGAGGAATGTTTCTGAAGATGATGTTAGAAGATCTGCCATCAGAACGGATGTTAGATGCAGTTTAATGTTCTTTAGCTAGATGGCTTCTTTTATGACTGTGATTGCCCAACACCCACGTCAACACACATACTTTGTTTTTTGTACTTACAAGGTGGCAACACATTTCTTAACACagtatttaaaacacatttctaaaAAGATACTGATGTATAAATGATACACATTTAGACTTTTAAGCTGATACAAAGTAGATCAACGTTAACTAAATACAATCAACTAATGACAGAAaaggaaagtttaaataactgaTGGGATTACTAAAGTACACATCCACCCTGCCAATACTCTGACATGGTTTTAAGTTACTGTCATTTCTTTACCTCCTTTCCTACCAATTGTTCATGCATCTCTCGAATTTAAATATTGAATTGTTTCAGCAATCTTACTCCAAGCAAGTAAGCTTCTGCCAAAGCTCTGACCCTACCCTCATCCTCCCAAATCTTATGCTGAGTCAGAAGGTGTTGAATAGAAGCAATGACATGTTGATTATAAAGTATGTGCATCAAAGTGTAGAAATGTTCTTGGAAGAAGTCTTCTTCGAGCTCATCCTTGGAATCATGTTGTAAACTGGGATGTTTTACCACACAACCATAGCAGTATTCTGCCTGAAACTTGTTTTATTGCCACTATGAGCAGATAGAGCACTGCAGTTATTACTGCTTTGATAAAGGCTGAGGATACCCAGATAACAAAGTCATCCTCCTCTTCGCACTTGTCTGCATCTTCCTAAGAGGACACTGAGGACCCTTGACAGGCTGAAAGCTGCGATTTCTCATTCTCCTCCTCATCTTGCTGAGAGGAAGCTTGAAGCAGCAATTCCTCCTGATCTGTCTTCTTTAACCTGGATTCCTCAAGGGAGTTTTGAGGTTGTTGAGTTGGTGAAACCTTGGGTACCATGGCAATGGTGGATATGGTGGAAGAGGATCCTAGCCGGTAGACTGTTATGAAGCAGTTGACTGCTTTTCGCCCAGGAGGTGAAAACTTGACCTCAGTACCGCTATTGGTAGAGGCGGTTAGTACAGACCCAGGAAGTAGCTATCACT
This DNA window, taken from Girardinichthys multiradiatus isolate DD_20200921_A chromosome 24, DD_fGirMul_XY1, whole genome shotgun sequence, encodes the following:
- the LOC124861513 gene encoding protein NLRC3-like produces the protein MDQCEDREDRVPPSKTPLCGEHEDQSKVQRIQQTLKPEPEPSCVSFKSDASKNLFFDFKSDQPSAAKRVDQRNSEVPSGPSAQQHQTQLDSIFMLLEDNIVTFVRNELKKIQKVLSPDYPEVLENQWRDEEVLNGKDEEQRRSNRDAFIKITLNFLKKIKQEDLAERLQSRLLSSVCQNKLQSGLKKRFQCVFEGIAKAGRPTLLNQIYTELYITEGGTGEVNDEHEVRQIETASRKPHRPEATIRQENIFIVPPGRDQPIRTVMTKGVAGSGKTVLTQKFTLDWAEDKAHQNIQFIFPFTFRELNVLKEKKFSLVDLVHHFFTETKEICSFEHFQVLFIFDGLDESRLPLDFHNKETLTDVTESTSVDVLLTNLIRGKLLPSARLWITTRPAAANQIPPECVGMVTEVRGFTDPQKEEYFRKRFRDEEQASRIISHMKTSRSLHIMCHIPVFCWITAMVLEDVLDNKEGGELPNTLTEMYIHFLVVQTKVKKVKYDGESVTDSHWSPESRKMIESLGKLAFDQLQKGNLIFYESDLTECGIDIRAASVYSGVFTQIFREERGLYQDKVFCFVHLSVQEFLAALHVNLTFINSGVNLIEDQKNISFGSKLLIKPSLTSLNQSAVDKALQSPNGHLDLFLRFLLGLSVETNQTLLQGLLTKTESSSQIHQETVQYISKYFNENLSAEKSINLFHCLKELNDRSLVQEIQQSLSSESLSTEKLSPAQWSALVFILLSSGEHLDVFDLGKYCASEEALLRLLPVVKASNKVLLMNCNLSERSCEVLASVLSSQSSNLREMDLSYNKLQDSGVELLSFGLKSPHCKLEILRLKDCDLSGRCFDVLASVISSLSSNLREMDLSYNKLQESGVTPLSSGLKSPHCKLETLRLRSCNLSGRTCEVLSSVLSSQSCCLREVDLQNNDLQDSGEKLLSGSDCTLEIFREPAGVRWVKPGLRKYSCQLTIDTSTVNRKLKLSEDNRKVTRVEELQSYPDHPDRFDYWPQLLCSDGLTGRCYWEVEWRGYVFIALSYRGIRRKGDSYDCWFGYNDLSWSLSCSDGGFSVLYNNRVTLMSPSSSTSSSSSSSVSNRVAVYVDCPAGILSFYRVSSDSLIHLHTFNTTFTESLHPGFWISPGSSVFLSKESPPVIETLSLFNR